One genomic segment of Sander lucioperca isolate FBNREF2018 chromosome 10, SLUC_FBN_1.2, whole genome shotgun sequence includes these proteins:
- the LOC116064563 gene encoding NACHT, LRR and PYD domains-containing protein 12-like isoform X5, with amino-acid sequence MSDLEEDQDRSCSCPSMEWEQSEDDPQNSSNEPGPSDTKENKSHVSMEEQPSRCTLCHDVLKDPVSTSCGHWFCRECITSYWEQSASSGDSSCPQCGKRSRTRAGLQTASQTSTVPTDRGLQAVSVGHIISLKTRFEHVTEGPIKTGTETPLNRIYTELYIKAGQSENVNTQHEVLQLETASKMETFNDTPIKCCDIFKALPGQQKHIRVVLTNGVAGVGKTFLVQKFCLDWAEGLDNQDISLVIPLSFRELNLIKDEQYSLLELIHVFHPALQKLTADQLAGCKVLFIFDGLDESRLLLDFLNNEVVSDVTEKSSVNVLLTNLIEGNLLSSALVWITSRPAAANQIPPACVDRVTEVQGFNDAQKEEYFRKRISDEELSSRIISHIKTSRSLYIMCLLPVFCWITATVLDHMLTTDQRGELPRTLTDMYSHFLLVQTKRKKQKYDEGHETSSQELTEADREVLLKMGRLAFEQLEKGNIMFYQEDLERCGLDVTEASVYSGICTEIFKRESVIFQKTVYCFIHLSVQEFLAAVYFYHCYTNRNTEVLEDFLREDRDNYRTLNDLYYESDNDSDGYENDNLSLDVFLRRAMEKSLNSKNGHLDLFVRFLHGLSLESNQRLLGGLLGRTDNSPEMIQRSINNLKKINMDKISPDRSINIFHCLTEMNDHSVYQEIQEFLKSGNRSEKELSEIHCLALAYMLQMSEEVLDELDLEKYNTSLEGRRRLITAVRNCRKALLTGCYLSNSHCEVVASALKSNPSHLKELDLSYNKNLQDLGVKLLSDGLKSPNCRLETLRLRYCSLSAISCASLASALKSNPSHLRELDLSDNQLQDSGVELLCDFLKSPHCKLETLRINDKLITAKTHKKYDSNVKLDVKTNLPEKNEKAPLSFSPEHTTESSYRFRCPGPGVFQCNLTGLVFVMAQEAELLYSIVQWNQSLLQPAGKKAAGPLFEIKSSEDAAVLQLHLPHCETKDALLFDGLLSVVHITDDGMSILEPLEVTDTHVVVKVPHLSAFGLVWDFVRRFVSLMLPIEGQVLLFLRPPRARYQVLDVFLLPDNVPLDEVEKKQRGAEYLTMSSECHLGIGQSYSVHCEPEGFTIQPEHATFHLKYGPNFHPTFEVFLTTDTEKVTLKVQDQERREVWKRQVLLKEDSVPVVDSIPAEDSVPVVDSVPAEDSVPVVDSVPAVDGVPADEKLFSIRIQFLNRVTEPVLNQLLDKLLERHVINDAEMQSVRTKAREDKARDVIDTVRRKGAKASSVLIAALCQVDPCLFRVLNFR; translated from the exons ATGAGTGATTTAGAAGAAGACCAGGACAGATCCTGCAGCTGTCCCTCTATGGAGTGGGAGCAGTCTGAAGATGATCCTCAAAACTCCAGTAatgaacctggaccctcagacacaaa AGAGAACAAAAGTCATGTTTCTATGGAGGAGCAGCCATCCCGCTGTACTTTGTGTCATGACGTCCTGAAGGATCCAGTCTCTACCAGCTGTGGACACTGGTTCTGCAGAGAGTGCATCACCTCATACTGGGAACAATCTGCTTCATCAGGAGACTCCTCCTGTCCCCAGTGTGGAAAAAGATCCAGAACAAGAGCTGGACTGCAGACAGCTAGTCAGACCAGCACTGTACCAA CAGATCGTGGTCTGCAGGCAGTTTCAGTTGGACATATAATCAGTCTGAAGACAAGATTTGAACATGTGACTGAAGGACCTATTAAAACAGGAACTGAAACCCCCCTAAACAGGATCTACACTGAGCTTTACATCAAAGCGGGACAGAGTGAAAACGTTAACACCCAACATGAGGTATTGCAGCTTGAGACAGCTTCCAAGATGGAAACCTTCAATGACACTCCAATCAAGTGCTGCGACATCTTTAAAGCCTTACCTGGccaacagaaacacatcagagTCGTTCTGACTAACGGTGTCGCTGGTGTTGGAAAAACCTTCTTAGTGCAGAAGTTCTGTCTGGACTGGGCAGAGGGTTTGGACAACCAAGATATCAGCCTGGTGATCCCGCTGTCGTTCAGGGAGCTGAACTTGATCAAAGATGAGCAGTACAGTCTTCTAGAGCTGATCCATGTTTTCCATCCAGCATTACAGAAGCTCACAGCAGATCAACTCGCTGGCTGTAAAGTtctcttcatctttgacggCCTGGATGAAAGCAGACTTTTACTGGATTTCCTTAACAATGAGGTTGTGTCTGATGTCACAGAGAAGTCATCAGTTAACGTGCTTTTAACAAACCTCATCGAGGGGAATCTGCTTTCCTCAGCTCTCGTTTGGATAACTtcccgacctgcagcagccaatcagatccctcctgcaTGTGTTGACAGGGTAACAGAAGTACAAGGCTTCAATGACGCCCAGAAAGaagagtacttcaggaagagaatTAGTGATGAAGAGCTGTCCAGCAGAATCAtttcccacatcaagacatccagGAGCCTGTACATCATGTGTCTtctcccagtcttctgctggatcactgctacagttctggaccacatgttgactaccgaccagagaggagagctgcccagAACACTGACTGACATGTACTCACACTTCCTACTGGttcagacaaagaggaagaagcaGAAGTATGATGAGGGACATGAGACGAGTTCACAGGAGCTGACGGAGGCTGACAGGGAAGTTCTTCTGAAGATGGGGAGGCTTGCGTTTGAACAGCtggagaaaggaaacatcatgttctacCAAGAAGACCTGGAGCGGTGTGGTCTTGATGTGACAGAGGCCTCGGTGTACTCAGGAATTTGtacagagatcttcaaaagagagagtgtgatCTTCCAGAAAACAGTCTACTGCTTCATCCATTTGagcgttcaggagtttctggctgcagtcTATTTCTACCACTGTTACACCAACAGGAACACAGAGGTACTGGAGGACTTCCTGAGAGAAGACAGGGATAATTACCGAACCCTGAATGACCTCTACTATGAGAGTGACAATGACAGTGATGGTTATGAAAATGATAACCTATCTCTGGATGTTTTCCTGAGGAGAGCCATGGAGAAATCCCTGAACAGTAAAAATGGCCACCTAGACCTGTTTGTCCGCTTCCTCCACGGCCTCTCTCTGGAGTCCAACCAGAGATTGTTAGGAGGTCTTCTGGGTCGGACAGACAACAGTCCAGAAATGATCCAAAGATCCATCAACAATCTGAAGAAGATTAACATGGACAAGATCTCTCCTGACAGAAGCATCAACATCTTCCACTGTCTGACGGAGATGAACGACCACTCAGTCTATCAGGAGATCCAAGAATTCCTGAAGTCAGGGAACAGATCAGAGAAGGAACTTTCAGAGATCCACTGCTTAGCTCTGGCCTACATGCTGCAGATGTCAGAGGAGGTTCTGGATGAGTTGGACCTGGAGAAGTACAACACATCACTTGAGGGACGACGGAGACTGATTACAGCTGTGAGGAACTGCAGAAAGGCACT ACTTACTGGCTGTTACCTCTCAAATTCTCACTGTGAAGTtgtggcctcagctctgaagtccaacccctcccatctgaaaGAACTGGACCTAAGTTACAACAAGAACCTGCAAGATTTAGGAGTGAAGCTTTTGTCtgatggactgaagagtccaaactgtagactggagacgcTGAG ATTGAGGTACTGCAGTTTGTCAgcgatcagctgtgcttctctggCCTCAGCATTGAAGTCCAatccctcccatctgagagagctggatctGAGTGACAACCAgttgcaggattcaggagtagAGCTGCTCTGTGATTTTCTtaagagtccacactgtaaactggagactctgag GATCAATGACAAGTTGATCACAGCTAAGACACACAAGAAAT ATGACTCCAATGTGAAACTTGATGTGAAAACAAACCTGCCAGAGAAAAACGAAAAG GCTCCATTATCCTTCTCACCTGAACACACAACTGAATCTTCATACAG GTTCAGGTGTCCTGGTCCAGGTGTGTTTCAGTGCAATTTGACTGGACTGGTGTTCGTTATGGCTCAGGAGGCGGAGCTGCTGTACAGTATTGTCCAGTGGAACCAGAGCCTCCTCCAACCAGCTGGCAAGAAGGCTGCAGGGCCGCTGTTTGAAATCAAGAGCTCTGAGGATGCTGCTGTCCTTCAGCTCCACCTTCCACACTGTGAAACAAAGGATG CGTTGCTCTTTGATGGCCTGCTGTCTGTTGTCCACATCACTGATGATGGAATGAGCATCTTGGAGCCGCTGGAGGTTACAGATACTCATGTGGTTGTGAAGGTCCCTCACCTCTCTGCCTTTGGCCTGGTCTGGGATTTCGTCAGAAGGTTTGTGAGCTTAATGCTGCCAATAGAGGGCCAAGTTCTGCTGTTCCTTCGGCCCCCACGCGCAAGGTATCAAGTACTCGATGTATTTCTGCTGCCCGACAACGTCCCTCTAGATGAG GTTGAAAAGAAACAACGAGGTGCTGAATACCTCACGATGTCATCTGAATGTCATCTCGGCATTGGTCAAAGTTACAGTGTCCACTGTGAACCTGAGGGCTTCACAATACAGCCTGAG CATGCAACATTTCACTTGAAGTATGGACCAAATTTCCATCCAACATTTGAAGTTTTTTTGACTACGGACACAGAGAAAGTGACTTTGAAGGTCCAGGaccaagagaggagagaagtgtGGAAACGTCAGGTGTTACTGAAAG AGGACAGCGTCCCAGTAGTGGACAGCATCCCAGCAGAGGACAGTGTCCCAGTTGTGGACAGcgtcccagcagaggacagcgTCCCTGTAGTGGACAGCGTCCCAGCAGTGGATGGCGTCCCAGCTGACGAGAAGCTCTTCTCAATTCGAATACAGTTTCTTAACAGAGTGACTGAACCTGTTCTGAATCAGCTTCTGGATAAACTTCTTGAGCGTCACGTGATAAATGACGCTGAAATGCAGTCGGTCAGAACAAAAGCCAGAGAAGACAAAGCACGAGACGTGATCGACACGGTGCGAAGAAAGGGAGCTAAAGCCAGCTCAGTTCTGATCGCTGCTCTCTGTCAGGTGGACCCATGTCTTTTCAGAGTGCTGAACTTCAGATGA
- the LOC116064563 gene encoding NACHT, LRR and PYD domains-containing protein 12-like isoform X3, with protein sequence MSDLEEDQDRSCSCPSMEWEQSEDDPQNSSNEPGPSDTKENKSHVSMEEQPSRCTLCHDVLKDPVSTSCGHWFCRECITSYWEQSASSGDSSCPQCGKRSRTRAGLQTASQTSTVPTDRGLQAVSVGHIISLKTRFEHVTEGPIKTGTETPLNRIYTELYIKAGQSENVNTQHEVLQLETASKMETFNDTPIKCCDIFKALPGQQKHIRVVLTNGVAGVGKTFLVQKFCLDWAEGLDNQDISLVIPLSFRELNLIKDEQYSLLELIHVFHPALQKLTADQLAGCKVLFIFDGLDESRLLLDFLNNEVVSDVTEKSSVNVLLTNLIEGNLLSSALVWITSRPAAANQIPPACVDRVTEVQGFNDAQKEEYFRKRISDEELSSRIISHIKTSRSLYIMCLLPVFCWITATVLDHMLTTDQRGELPRTLTDMYSHFLLVQTKRKKQKYDEGHETSSQELTEADREVLLKMGRLAFEQLEKGNIMFYQEDLERCGLDVTEASVYSGICTEIFKRESVIFQKTVYCFIHLSVQEFLAAVYFYHCYTNRNTEVLEDFLREDRDNYRTLNDLYYESDNDSDGYENDNLSLDVFLRRAMEKSLNSKNGHLDLFVRFLHGLSLESNQRLLGGLLGRTDNSPEMIQRSINNLKKINMDKISPDRSINIFHCLTEMNDHSVYQEIQEFLKSGNRSEKELSEIHCLALAYMLQMSEEVLDELDLEKYNTSLEGRRRLITAVRNCRKALLTGCYLSNSHCEVVASALKSNPSHLKELDLSYNKNLQDLGVKLLSDGLKSPNCRLETLRLRYCSLSAISCASLASALKSNPSHLRELDLSDNQLQDSGVELLCDFLKSPHCKLETLRLRGCSLSEISCASLASALKSNPSHLRELQLSNNKLQDSGVKLLCDFLKNPHCTLETLRLWNCSLSEINCASLASALRANPSDLKDLDLSHNNLQDLGVKLLCDFLKSPQCRLETLRLRGCGLSGISCSSLASALKSNPSHLRELQLSNNELQDSGVKLLCDFLKSPLCRLEILRLWGCSLSEISCASLASALKSNPSHLSELELSDKLQDSGVKLLCDFLQSPRCRLKTLRLSRCGLSEISCASLASALKFNPSHLRELDLSLNNILDSGVELLSCHLESPHCRLETLRINDKLITAKTHKKYDSNVKLDVKTNLPEKNEKAPLSFSPEHTTESSYRFRCPGPGVFQCNLTGLVFVMAQEAELLYSIVQWNQSLLQPAGKKAAGPLFEIKSSEDAAVLQLHLPHCETKDALLFDGLLSVVHITDDGMSILEPLEVTDTHVVVKVPHLSAFGLVWDFVRRFVSLMLPIEGQVLLFLRPPRARYQVLDVFLLPDNVPLDEVEKKQRGAEYLTMSSECHLGIGQSYSVHCEPEGFTIQPEHATFHLKYGPNFHPTFEVFLTTDTEKVTLKVQDQERREVWKRQVLLKEDSVPVVDSVPAEDSVPVVDSVPAVDGVPADEKLFSIRIQFLNRVTEPVLNQLLDKLLERHVINDAEMQSVRTKAREDKARDVIDTVRRKGAKASSVLIAALCQVDPCLFRVLNFR encoded by the exons ATGAGTGATTTAGAAGAAGACCAGGACAGATCCTGCAGCTGTCCCTCTATGGAGTGGGAGCAGTCTGAAGATGATCCTCAAAACTCCAGTAatgaacctggaccctcagacacaaa AGAGAACAAAAGTCATGTTTCTATGGAGGAGCAGCCATCCCGCTGTACTTTGTGTCATGACGTCCTGAAGGATCCAGTCTCTACCAGCTGTGGACACTGGTTCTGCAGAGAGTGCATCACCTCATACTGGGAACAATCTGCTTCATCAGGAGACTCCTCCTGTCCCCAGTGTGGAAAAAGATCCAGAACAAGAGCTGGACTGCAGACAGCTAGTCAGACCAGCACTGTACCAA CAGATCGTGGTCTGCAGGCAGTTTCAGTTGGACATATAATCAGTCTGAAGACAAGATTTGAACATGTGACTGAAGGACCTATTAAAACAGGAACTGAAACCCCCCTAAACAGGATCTACACTGAGCTTTACATCAAAGCGGGACAGAGTGAAAACGTTAACACCCAACATGAGGTATTGCAGCTTGAGACAGCTTCCAAGATGGAAACCTTCAATGACACTCCAATCAAGTGCTGCGACATCTTTAAAGCCTTACCTGGccaacagaaacacatcagagTCGTTCTGACTAACGGTGTCGCTGGTGTTGGAAAAACCTTCTTAGTGCAGAAGTTCTGTCTGGACTGGGCAGAGGGTTTGGACAACCAAGATATCAGCCTGGTGATCCCGCTGTCGTTCAGGGAGCTGAACTTGATCAAAGATGAGCAGTACAGTCTTCTAGAGCTGATCCATGTTTTCCATCCAGCATTACAGAAGCTCACAGCAGATCAACTCGCTGGCTGTAAAGTtctcttcatctttgacggCCTGGATGAAAGCAGACTTTTACTGGATTTCCTTAACAATGAGGTTGTGTCTGATGTCACAGAGAAGTCATCAGTTAACGTGCTTTTAACAAACCTCATCGAGGGGAATCTGCTTTCCTCAGCTCTCGTTTGGATAACTtcccgacctgcagcagccaatcagatccctcctgcaTGTGTTGACAGGGTAACAGAAGTACAAGGCTTCAATGACGCCCAGAAAGaagagtacttcaggaagagaatTAGTGATGAAGAGCTGTCCAGCAGAATCAtttcccacatcaagacatccagGAGCCTGTACATCATGTGTCTtctcccagtcttctgctggatcactgctacagttctggaccacatgttgactaccgaccagagaggagagctgcccagAACACTGACTGACATGTACTCACACTTCCTACTGGttcagacaaagaggaagaagcaGAAGTATGATGAGGGACATGAGACGAGTTCACAGGAGCTGACGGAGGCTGACAGGGAAGTTCTTCTGAAGATGGGGAGGCTTGCGTTTGAACAGCtggagaaaggaaacatcatgttctacCAAGAAGACCTGGAGCGGTGTGGTCTTGATGTGACAGAGGCCTCGGTGTACTCAGGAATTTGtacagagatcttcaaaagagagagtgtgatCTTCCAGAAAACAGTCTACTGCTTCATCCATTTGagcgttcaggagtttctggctgcagtcTATTTCTACCACTGTTACACCAACAGGAACACAGAGGTACTGGAGGACTTCCTGAGAGAAGACAGGGATAATTACCGAACCCTGAATGACCTCTACTATGAGAGTGACAATGACAGTGATGGTTATGAAAATGATAACCTATCTCTGGATGTTTTCCTGAGGAGAGCCATGGAGAAATCCCTGAACAGTAAAAATGGCCACCTAGACCTGTTTGTCCGCTTCCTCCACGGCCTCTCTCTGGAGTCCAACCAGAGATTGTTAGGAGGTCTTCTGGGTCGGACAGACAACAGTCCAGAAATGATCCAAAGATCCATCAACAATCTGAAGAAGATTAACATGGACAAGATCTCTCCTGACAGAAGCATCAACATCTTCCACTGTCTGACGGAGATGAACGACCACTCAGTCTATCAGGAGATCCAAGAATTCCTGAAGTCAGGGAACAGATCAGAGAAGGAACTTTCAGAGATCCACTGCTTAGCTCTGGCCTACATGCTGCAGATGTCAGAGGAGGTTCTGGATGAGTTGGACCTGGAGAAGTACAACACATCACTTGAGGGACGACGGAGACTGATTACAGCTGTGAGGAACTGCAGAAAGGCACT ACTTACTGGCTGTTACCTCTCAAATTCTCACTGTGAAGTtgtggcctcagctctgaagtccaacccctcccatctgaaaGAACTGGACCTAAGTTACAACAAGAACCTGCAAGATTTAGGAGTGAAGCTTTTGTCtgatggactgaagagtccaaactgtagactggagacgcTGAG ATTGAGGTACTGCAGTTTGTCAgcgatcagctgtgcttctctggCCTCAGCATTGAAGTCCAatccctcccatctgagagagctggatctGAGTGACAACCAgttgcaggattcaggagtagAGCTGCTCTGTGATTTTCTtaagagtccacactgtaaactggagactctgag attgaggggctgcagtttgtcagagatcagctgtgcttctctggcctcagctctgaagtccaacccctcccatcttaGAGAGCTGCAGCTGAGTAACAAcaagctgcaggattcaggagtgaagctgctgtgtgaTTTTCTGAAGAATCCACACTGTACACTGGAAACTTTGAG ATTATGGAACTGCAGTTTGTCGGAGATCAACTGTGCTTCTTTAGCCTCAGCTCTGAGGGCCAACCCTTCCGATCTGAAAGACTTGGACCTGAGTCATAACAACCTTCAGGATTtaggagtgaagctgctgtgtgattttctgaagagtccacaaTGTAGACTTGAAACTCTGAG ATTGAGGGGCTGCGGTTTGTCAGGGATTAGCTGttcttctctggcctcagctctgaagtccaacccctcccatctgagagagctgcagCTGAGTAACAACGAGCTGCaagattcaggagtgaagctgctgtgtgaTTTTCTGAAGAGTCCACTCTGTAGACTGGAGATTCTGAG ATTGTGGGGCTGcagtttgtcagagatcagctgtgcttctctggcctcagctctgaagtcaaacccctcccatctgagcgAGTTGGAGCTGAGTGACAAGCTTCAGGATTCTGGAGTAAAGCTGCTCTGTGATTTTCTACAGAGTCCAAGATGTAGACTGaagactctgag ATTGAGTCGCTGCggtttgtcagagatcagctgtgcttctctggCATCAGCACTGAAgttcaacccctcccatctgagggAGCTGGACCTGAGTCTTAACAACATTCTGGATTCAGGAGTGGAGCTCCTCTCTTGTCATTTGGAGAGTCcacactgtagactggagactttGAG GATCAATGACAAGTTGATCACAGCTAAGACACACAAGAAAT ATGACTCCAATGTGAAACTTGATGTGAAAACAAACCTGCCAGAGAAAAACGAAAAG GCTCCATTATCCTTCTCACCTGAACACACAACTGAATCTTCATACAG GTTCAGGTGTCCTGGTCCAGGTGTGTTTCAGTGCAATTTGACTGGACTGGTGTTCGTTATGGCTCAGGAGGCGGAGCTGCTGTACAGTATTGTCCAGTGGAACCAGAGCCTCCTCCAACCAGCTGGCAAGAAGGCTGCAGGGCCGCTGTTTGAAATCAAGAGCTCTGAGGATGCTGCTGTCCTTCAGCTCCACCTTCCACACTGTGAAACAAAGGATG CGTTGCTCTTTGATGGCCTGCTGTCTGTTGTCCACATCACTGATGATGGAATGAGCATCTTGGAGCCGCTGGAGGTTACAGATACTCATGTGGTTGTGAAGGTCCCTCACCTCTCTGCCTTTGGCCTGGTCTGGGATTTCGTCAGAAGGTTTGTGAGCTTAATGCTGCCAATAGAGGGCCAAGTTCTGCTGTTCCTTCGGCCCCCACGCGCAAGGTATCAAGTACTCGATGTATTTCTGCTGCCCGACAACGTCCCTCTAGATGAG GTTGAAAAGAAACAACGAGGTGCTGAATACCTCACGATGTCATCTGAATGTCATCTCGGCATTGGTCAAAGTTACAGTGTCCACTGTGAACCTGAGGGCTTCACAATACAGCCTGAG CATGCAACATTTCACTTGAAGTATGGACCAAATTTCCATCCAACATTTGAAGTTTTTTTGACTACGGACACAGAGAAAGTGACTTTGAAGGTCCAGGaccaagagaggagagaagtgtGGAAACGTCAGGTGTTACTGAAAG AGGACAGTGTCCCAGTTGTGGACAGcgtcccagcagaggacagcgTCCCTGTAGTGGACAGCGTCCCAGCAGTGGATGGCGTCCCAGCTGACGAGAAGCTCTTCTCAATTCGAATACAGTTTCTTAACAGAGTGACTGAACCTGTTCTGAATCAGCTTCTGGATAAACTTCTTGAGCGTCACGTGATAAATGACGCTGAAATGCAGTCGGTCAGAACAAAAGCCAGAGAAGACAAAGCACGAGACGTGATCGACACGGTGCGAAGAAAGGGAGCTAAAGCCAGCTCAGTTCTGATCGCTGCTCTCTGTCAGGTGGACCCATGTCTTTTCAGAGTGCTGAACTTCAGATGA